One part of the Ziziphus jujuba cultivar Dongzao chromosome 2, ASM3175591v1 genome encodes these proteins:
- the LOC132800502 gene encoding putative disease resistance RPP13-like protein 1, translated as MAELIAGAFFTASFERFCNMILSGEVLKFVSAKKLNDRMLKKFKTMLLSVKALLNDAEKKQISDPDVRQWLDELRDTMYDAEDLAYEIQTEALRCKIEGGQSGSRIFQVFNFTSRFNIKNLEDRIVEIFHTFEGVVNQKDLLGLTPSVGVHLNRSSSSSPQLLPVEEESDIYGRDDDKAAIVKLLLSDDDHDDVVGGNKISVIPIVGMGGIGKTTLAHLVFNDVNVVKKFDLKAWVTVSDEFDVFTLTKTIFETITGQKDCSIKHPHQLQCELKKAIEGKKFLYVLDDVWNENYNLWDNLRSQFTFGASGSKIIVTTRNEKIGSMMGTVPIYYIGIISNEDSWQLFAKHAFQKIINRSALQEFEEIGRKIVRKCNGLPLAIKSLGGLLCYKKHIDEWEDILNSDTWKMEECNILPALWLSYNYLPPHLKRCFAYCSIFPKDFEIDKERLILLWMAEDLLLPQENMTLEEIGENYFNDLVSRSFIHYTKGVVFPYYHMHDLVNDLASFVSGEFCLRMGDGSFKGTTGKIRHLSYMTSKSHDIKKLEEYSSKSKVLRSLLFDSRILSVQFLANLEQCLKGMRCLRMLSLCENHIMTCSGLVPITISLDLIGNLKLLRYLNLSNTDIKELPDTICTLYNLQTLLLEYCTHLYRLSSSIGNLKHLRYLKLSACRNIKEIPDGLCNLHNLHYLGLRNCNSLSRLPTNMSRMINLRYLYFFNTGVREMPPQMCKLKHLQHLSPAFLVDKNGGCNIRELGNLQDLRGFFGIKNLESIVNVGDVREAKLKDKRRITVVELEWCGETDDSEKAREVLEALQPNTNVQNLRILNYKGTSFPSWIGHHSFSQIVYLSLSGCSNCYLLPPLGQLPSLKDLELRGFEMVERIGDEFYYSCSSGSIGSSSMTNAPVLVPFKSLESLRLKDFSELREWKEWSLMMGGDVGGGEGTRAFPLLKTLKLSGCPKINEDSLPSNFPSSTILLIREGCQQLVASLQSHQPPRLGELLLHNADVVSFPPQDGLPSNIHTILIFGCDKLKSLAKQGWPANLKSLRIESCKNLLVDVDSFPEEGQLPTTLTRLKLVYVEKLKSLNGKALRDLVCLERLSIKHCHQLLRLPEERLPDSISRLTITSSIGRLAYRCKRDTGEDWPKIAHIPRIKVVKLP; from the exons ATGGCTGAACTGATTGCTGGAGCCTTTTTCACCGCTTCTTTTGAGCGGTTCTGTAATATGATTCTTTCTGGCGAGGTTCTCAAATTTGTTAGCGCAAAGAAACTCAATGATAGGATGCTCAAGAAGTTCAAGACCATGTTGCTGTCTGTTAAGGCATTGCTGAATGATGCTGAGAAGAAGCAAATATCCGACCCAGATGTAAGGCAGTGGCTGGATGAGCTCAGAGACACCATGTACGATGCAGAGGACTTGGCCTATGAGATCCAGACTGAAGCTTTGCGATGCAAGATTGAAGGTGGTCAGTCTGGAAGCCGCATATTCCAGGTATTTAATTTCACATCTCGATTCAATATTAAGAATCTTGAAGATAGGATAGTGGAGATCTTTCACACATTTGAAGGCGTTGTGAACCAAAAAGATCTCCTTGGTTTGACTCCATCAGTAGGTGTTCATCTGAATagatcttcatcatcttctccaCAACTACTACCTGTGGAAGAAGAATCTGATATCTACGGCAGAGACGATGACAAAGCTGCTATCGTTAAGCTGCTGCTGtctgatgatgatcatgatgatgTGGTAGGTGGTAATAAGATATCTGTAATTCCCATTGTGGGCATGGGCGGTATTGGCAAGACCACCCTTGCTCATCTTGTTTTTAATGATGTCAACGTGGTGAAAAAGTTTGACCTCAAGGCTTGGGTTACAGTATCAGATGAATTTGATGTTTTCACAttgacaaaaacaatttttgaaaCAATCACTGGGCAAAAGGATTGCAGTATCAAGCATCCACATCAACTTCAATGTGAATTAAAAAAGGCTATAGAAGGGAAGAAGTTTCTTTACGTTCTAGATGATGTTTGGAACGAAAATTATAACCTTTGGGATAATTTAAGGAGTCAATTTACATTTGGAGCATCAGGGAGTAAAATCATTGTTACTACACGCAATGAAAAAATAGGATCTATGATGGGTACCGTTCCCATTTATTATATTGGAATAATATCAAATGAAGATAGTTGGCAATTATTTGCAAAACACgcattccaaaaaataataaatcgaAGTGCACTTCAAGAGTTCGAAGAAATCGGTAGAAAAATTGTCAGAAAATGCAATGGCCTTCCTTTAGCTATTAAATCGCTTGGTGGTCTTTTGTGCTACAAAAAGCATATCGATGAATGGGAAGATATACTAAATAGTGACACATGGAAGATGGAGGAGTGTAACATTCTTCCCGCACTTTGGTTGAGCTACAACTATTTGCCTCCACATCTTAAACGGTGTTTTGCTTATTGTTCAATCTTTCCTAAAGATTTTGAAATTGACAAGGAAAGATTAATTCTGTTATGGATGGCAGAAGATCTTTTACTGCCCCAAGAAAATATGACGCTAGAAGAAATTGGGGAGAACTACTTTAATGATCTCGTATCAAGGTCATTCATTCATTATACTAAAGGCGTTGTATTCCCTTATTACCATATGCATGACCTTGTTAACGATTTAGCTAGCTTTGTGTCAGGAGAATTTTGTTTGAGAATGGGTGATGGCTCCTTCAAAGGTACTACAGGGAAGATTCGTCATTTGTCTTACATGACATCTAAGAGCCATGATATCAAGAAGCTAGAAGAATATTCATCCAAAAGTAAGGTGCTGCGCTCTTTATTGTTTGATTCTAGAATATTGTCCGTACAATTTTTGGCAAATCTCGAACAATGTCTGAAAGGGATGCGATGCCTAAGAATGCTTTCTCTATGTGAGAATCATATTATGACATGCTCTGGTTTGGTTCCTATTACGATAAGCCTCGATTTGATTGGCAATTTGAAGCTTTTAAGGTATTTAAACTTATCTAATACTGATATTAAAGAATTACCCGATACGATTTGCACTCTATACAATTTGCAGACTCTCCTGTTAGAATATTGCACACATCTTTATCGGTTGTCTAGTTCAATCGGCAATTTGAAGCACCTAAGATACTTGAAGTTGTCAGCGTGCCGTAACATCAAAGAGATACCTGATGGATTGTGTAATTTGCACAATCTGCATTATCTGGGATTGAGGAATTGCAATTCTCTTTCTCGTTTACCAACCAATATGTCAAGAATGATCAACCTGCGTTATCTGTACTTTTTCAATACTGGGGTGAGAGAGATGCCACCACAAATGTGCAAATTGAAACATTTGCAACATTTATCACCTGCCTTTCTTGTAGACAAAAATGGTGGGTGTAATATTAGAGAGTTGGGTAATCTTCAAGATCTGCGtggtttttttgggataaaaaatCTTGAAAGTATAGTGAATGTTGGAGATGTTAGGGAGGCCAAATTGAAAGATAAAAGGCGTATTACAGTGGTGGAATTAGAGTGGTGTGGTGAAACGGATGATTCAGAGAAAGCACGAGAGGTACTTGAGGCGCTTCAACCTAACACAAATGTCCAAAACCTAAGAATTTTGAATTACAAGGGTACAAGCTTTCCGAGTTGGATAGGGCATCATTCATTCAGTCAAATAGTATATCTGTCTCTATCTGGATGTAGTAATTGTTATTTGCTGCCGCCACTTGGACAGCTACCTTCCCTGAAAGATCTTGAACTTCGGGGATTTGAAATGGTGGAGAGAATAGgtgatgaattttattattcctGCAGCAGCGGTAGTATTGGTTCTTCTTCCATGACTAATGCACCAGTACTAGTACCATTCAAGTCCTTGGAATCTTTACGCCTCAAGGATTTCAGTGAATTAAGAGAATGGAAGGAGTGGTCATTAATGATGGGAGGTGATGTTGGAGGAGGAGAAGGTACTAGAGCTTTCCCATTACTCAAAACGCTTAAATTATCAGGTTGTCCGAAGATAAATGAGGACAGCTTACCTTCTAATTTTCCATCCTCCACAATTCTTCTAATCAGGGAGGGATGCCAACAACTGGTGGCTTCGCTCCAAAGTCATCAACCTCCACGGCTGGGTGAATTGCTGCTACATAATGCAGACGTGGTGTCATTTCCACCACAAGATGGATTGCCCTCCAATATCcatacaattttaatttttggatgtGACAAACTGAAGTCACTTGCGAAACAGGGATGGCCGGCAAATTTGAAATCGCTTCGTATTGAAAGTTGCAAAAACCTGTTGGTGGACGTAGATTCATTTCCGGAGGAAGGGCAACTTCCCACAACTCTGACTCGTCTTAAGCTTGTATATGTTGAAAAGCTTAAATCATTAAATGGAAAGGCTCTTCGAGACCTGGTCTGCCTTGAACGACTCAGCATTAAACATTGCCATCAGCTGCTGCGCTTGCCAGAAGAAAGGCTACCCGATTCTATTTCTCGGTTGACCATCACAAGCTCTATTGGTCGGCTAGCCTACAGGTGCAAGAGAGATACAGGGGAAGATTGGCCAAAAATTGCTCACATCCCTCGCATCAAAGTTGTTA AACTTCCTTGA
- the LOC132800674 gene encoding putative disease resistance RPP13-like protein 1 translates to MAGELIAGAFLSASFEKFFDMIISREVLKFVRGKKLDDGLCKKFEILLVSVKAVLNDAEKKQITDENVRKWLDLLKDTLYNAEDLACEMETEASLCKEKDQSRKRKFQQVFESISSIFHTDNNLEDRIVEIIHTLEYLVNQNHLLRLITTSQGSCGRR, encoded by the exons ATGGCTGGTGAACTGATTGCTGGTGCTTTCCTTTCCGCCTCCTTTGAGAAGTTCTTCGATATGATAATTTCTAGGGAGGTCCTAAAATTCGTTAGAGGAAAGAAACTCGACGATGGGTTGTGCAAGAAGTTCGAGATCCTGTTAGTGTCGGTTAAAGCAGTGCTGAATGATGCTGAGAAGAAGCAAATCACTGACGAAAATGTGAGGAAGTGGCTCGATCTGCTCAAAGACACCTTGTACAATGCAGAGGACTTGGCCTGTGAGATGGAGACCGAAGCTTCGCTATGCAAGGAGAAAGATCAGTCTCGAAAACGTAAATTCCAGCAGGTATTCGAATCCATCTCATCTATATTCCATACTGATAACAATCTAGAAGATAGGATAGTGGAGATCATTCACACACTAGAATACCTTGTCAACCAAAACCATCTCCTTCGTTTGATCACTACATCACAAG GATCATGTGGTAGGCGCTAA